A single region of the Kocuria rosea genome encodes:
- a CDS encoding protealysin inhibitor emfourin produces the protein MARVSYRLEGGLAYFPGLAVERSFETESLPRAQQDALLDLFETVLAHRLGSTAPTTRQGAADQQSYVIEVQESSGVRRLVVSEFDQDPAAQELVARLRDCADRCEPGGGQ, from the coding sequence ATGGCGAGAGTCAGCTACCGCCTCGAGGGAGGCCTCGCGTACTTCCCCGGGCTGGCCGTGGAGCGGAGCTTCGAGACCGAGTCCCTGCCCCGGGCGCAGCAGGACGCGCTCCTCGACCTCTTCGAGACCGTCCTGGCGCACCGGCTGGGATCGACCGCCCCGACGACCCGTCAGGGAGCGGCCGACCAGCAGTCCTACGTGATCGAGGTCCAGGAGAGCTCCGGCGTCCGGCGCCTCGTGGTGAGCGAGTTCGACCAGGACCCGGCGGCGCAGGAGCTCGTGGCGCGGCTGCGCGACTGCGCTGACCGGTGCGAGCCCGGCGGGGGTCAGTGA
- a CDS encoding aryl-sulfate sulfotransferase: protein MSHRSRARSVTLLTAAALVVSGGPALAVGPPRVLQQPGAPPMVPAAEQVAATAETYPEADTNVYTVSVTRNGVPEERDSFAPDVQEVVDAALDDLKSLGSSPEAPLLVLNPFGTNTTGVHAQFETEGSGTLTYTVSSPGTEDFTRVAKDHDPSAASFEGQLIGVVPGAENTVTTTWQPDDGGPTEFSFTMTAPPSASGDRTTLDRTVVGNAEELTDGLFAVMGLRRHIDYTLLYDNAGVLRAEFDLDGYRTDRLEFYGDTMVTTVGTDKVARIDGLGRVVATHVLAGFEMHHDFDVTDDGKLVILATETAKGSVEDVLVSLDLETGTYEKTVDFTELLADYKSRTQPYGPGFYGPGEVDDWLHLNSVDWSPDGDSVIVSARENSAILKVDDVHGNPTADYIIGQREVWAGTGAEDLLLEKTGDFPDTGGQHSVVRHDDVALADGQYYLTMFDNSFWSMRSRPDYTAPVPVGTSPVATADPSLRSEYRKYLVDENAGTYSEVETVPVPYSAIVSNVQDLGGPLVVNSGQALTFAEYDAQRQVIARFDYALAGTTEDDFAYRVLKYGFDDFWFAAP from the coding sequence ATGTCCCACCGATCGCGTGCTCGTTCCGTCACCCTGCTCACGGCGGCCGCTCTGGTCGTGTCGGGGGGCCCGGCCCTCGCGGTCGGGCCTCCGCGGGTGCTGCAGCAGCCCGGTGCTCCTCCCATGGTGCCTGCCGCCGAGCAAGTGGCGGCCACGGCCGAGACCTACCCGGAGGCGGACACGAACGTCTACACCGTCTCGGTCACCCGCAACGGAGTTCCCGAGGAGCGCGACAGCTTCGCCCCGGACGTGCAGGAGGTGGTCGACGCCGCGCTGGACGACCTGAAGTCCCTGGGCTCCTCTCCCGAGGCTCCTCTGCTCGTCCTCAACCCCTTCGGCACCAACACCACCGGCGTGCACGCCCAGTTCGAGACCGAGGGCAGCGGCACCCTGACGTACACCGTCAGCTCTCCCGGCACCGAGGACTTCACGCGCGTCGCCAAGGACCACGACCCGAGCGCCGCGTCGTTCGAGGGGCAGCTCATCGGGGTGGTCCCGGGCGCCGAGAACACCGTGACCACCACCTGGCAGCCCGACGACGGCGGGCCCACGGAGTTCTCGTTCACCATGACCGCTCCGCCGAGCGCGTCGGGCGACCGCACGACCCTCGACCGGACCGTGGTGGGGAACGCCGAGGAGCTCACCGACGGGCTGTTCGCGGTCATGGGGCTGAGGCGCCACATCGACTACACCCTGCTCTACGACAACGCGGGGGTGCTGCGCGCCGAGTTCGACCTCGACGGCTACCGCACGGACCGGCTGGAGTTCTACGGCGACACCATGGTGACCACCGTCGGGACGGACAAGGTCGCCCGGATCGACGGCCTGGGCCGGGTCGTGGCCACGCACGTCCTGGCGGGCTTCGAGATGCACCACGACTTCGACGTCACCGACGACGGCAAGCTCGTGATCCTGGCGACGGAGACCGCCAAGGGCAGTGTGGAGGACGTCCTGGTGTCCCTGGACCTCGAGACCGGGACCTACGAGAAGACGGTCGACTTCACGGAGCTCCTCGCCGATTACAAGTCCCGCACCCAGCCCTACGGCCCGGGGTTCTACGGTCCGGGCGAGGTGGACGACTGGCTGCACCTGAACTCGGTCGACTGGTCCCCGGACGGGGACTCCGTGATCGTCAGCGCGCGCGAGAACTCCGCGATCCTGAAGGTCGACGACGTCCACGGGAACCCCACGGCCGACTACATCATCGGTCAGCGCGAGGTCTGGGCCGGCACCGGGGCCGAGGACCTGCTCCTCGAGAAGACGGGGGACTTCCCCGACACCGGTGGGCAGCACTCGGTGGTGCGCCACGACGACGTGGCGCTGGCGGACGGCCAGTACTACCTCACGATGTTCGACAACTCGTTCTGGAGCATGAGAAGCCGTCCGGACTACACGGCCCCTGTGCCCGTTGGGACTTCCCCGGTGGCCACTGCGGACCCCTCCCTCCGCTCGGAGTACCGGAAGTACCTCGTCGACGAGAACGCCGGGACCTACAGCGAGGTCGAGACCGTCCCCGTGCCCTACTCCGCGATCGTCAGCAACGTGCAGGACCTCGGCGGTCCGCTCGTGGTCAACAGCGGCCAGGCCCTGACGTTCGCCGAGTACGACGCTCAGCGCCAGGTCATCGCCCGCTTCGACTACGCCCTCGCGGGGACGACCGAGGACGACTTCGCCTACCGGGTGCTGAAGTACGGGTTCGACGACTTCTGGTTCGCCGCGCCCTGA
- a CDS encoding VOC family protein translates to MSTEQNLRGVTGAHTTDGTPRGFTSLTPFIAVVDAAAALDFYTRTFGAALVDRTDMPGPDGTPVVVHATIDLGDGRLQLGEVNPDFHLVAPPAGDDDCYSLDLYVPDVDDVVARAVAAGATVREPVSTFVSGDRYGSIRDPFGVRWSVMTRVEDLSEEQSSARVAEWAESMGQE, encoded by the coding sequence ATGAGCACAGAGCAGAACCTCCGTGGGGTCACCGGAGCGCACACCACCGACGGGACGCCCCGGGGGTTCACGTCCCTGACCCCGTTCATCGCGGTGGTCGACGCGGCCGCGGCGCTCGACTTCTACACCCGCACCTTCGGGGCCGCCCTCGTCGACCGCACCGACATGCCCGGGCCGGACGGGACTCCCGTCGTCGTGCACGCGACCATCGATCTCGGCGACGGACGGCTCCAGCTGGGTGAGGTGAACCCCGACTTCCACCTCGTGGCCCCGCCCGCGGGCGACGACGACTGCTATTCGCTGGACCTCTACGTCCCGGACGTCGACGACGTGGTGGCGCGCGCCGTCGCCGCCGGCGCCACCGTGCGCGAGCCCGTCAGCACGTTCGTCTCGGGCGACCGCTACGGCAGCATCCGCGACCCGTTCGGCGTCCGCTGGTCGGTCATGACCCGGGTCGAGGACCTCTCCGAGGAGCAGAGCAGCGCCCGGGTCGCCGAGTGGGCGGAGTCCATGGGGCAGGAATGA
- a CDS encoding helix-turn-helix domain-containing protein produces MSEPPTTRGHLTPGPHATVVRLPAPDDVAHLVRQLWIPEWDLPAGERAEQLVLGYPASNVVVEPDGVALHGPTSRASTRVLTGRGWAVGALLRPAGVLLFTEHPADLLDGSAPVSAPGLRSAVAEAMAGADPAGRWARPADPPGGTESVSAPGLRSAAAGAVAGADPAGRHLRAAALLADHVRALAAAVPPSAARDGALANRMVDLLEAGTVARSPAGLARQLHVSERSLQRLAARFVGMPPQLLLRRRRLQEAAERMRADPAADLGALAAELGFADQSHLTREFRSVLGATPRGYGRARSGREGG; encoded by the coding sequence ATGAGCGAGCCGCCCACCACGCGGGGCCACCTCACCCCGGGACCGCACGCCACGGTCGTGCGCCTGCCCGCGCCCGACGACGTCGCCCACCTCGTCCGGCAGCTGTGGATCCCCGAGTGGGACCTGCCGGCGGGGGAGCGGGCCGAGCAGCTGGTGCTGGGCTATCCGGCGAGCAACGTGGTGGTCGAACCGGACGGGGTGGCGCTGCACGGGCCCACGAGCCGTGCGTCCACCCGGGTGCTCACGGGCCGGGGCTGGGCGGTCGGCGCGCTGCTGCGCCCGGCGGGGGTCCTGCTGTTCACGGAGCACCCGGCGGATCTGCTCGACGGGTCCGCGCCCGTCAGTGCGCCCGGGCTGCGCTCCGCCGTCGCGGAGGCCATGGCGGGGGCCGATCCGGCCGGGCGGTGGGCACGTCCGGCGGATCCGCCCGGCGGAACGGAGTCCGTCAGCGCGCCCGGGCTGCGCTCTGCCGCCGCGGGGGCTGTGGCGGGTGCCGATCCGGCCGGCCGGCATCTGCGGGCGGCGGCCCTGCTCGCGGACCACGTCCGGGCGCTGGCGGCGGCGGTGCCCCCGTCCGCGGCGCGGGACGGTGCCCTGGCCAATCGCATGGTCGACCTCCTCGAGGCGGGGACCGTCGCGCGGAGCCCGGCGGGCCTGGCCCGGCAGCTGCACGTCTCCGAGCGCTCGCTGCAACGGCTCGCGGCCCGGTTCGTGGGGATGCCGCCCCAGCTGCTGCTCCGTCGTCGTCGGCTCCAGGAGGCGGCCGAGCGGATGCGCGCGGACCCGGCCGCGGACCTCGGGGCGCTCGCCGCGGAGCTGGGCTTCGCGGACCAGTCCCACCTCACCCGGGAGTTCCGGTCGGTGCTGGGTGCCACTCCGCGCGGCTACGGCCGCGCCCGGTCCGGCCGGGAGGGCGGATGA
- a CDS encoding rhodanese-like domain-containing protein — MGFLGRLFGSTYETVDVARARELLDGGAVLVDVRTAQEYPAGHAPAARHIPLDALGTRQRELSKDRPVVTVCRSGARSANAARRLSMAGYQAASLRGGMTAWQLAGERVVAKNGRPGTVA; from the coding sequence ATGGGCTTTCTCGGCCGACTCTTCGGCAGCACCTACGAGACCGTGGACGTGGCACGCGCCCGGGAGCTCCTGGACGGCGGGGCCGTGCTCGTCGACGTCCGCACCGCCCAGGAGTACCCCGCGGGTCATGCCCCGGCCGCCCGGCACATCCCGCTGGACGCCCTCGGCACCCGGCAGCGCGAGCTGTCCAAGGACCGGCCGGTCGTGACGGTCTGCCGATCCGGCGCCCGCTCGGCGAACGCCGCCCGCCGGCTGTCCATGGCCGGGTACCAGGCGGCCAGCCTCCGCGGTGGCATGACGGCCTGGCAGCTCGCCGGCGAGCGCGTGGTGGCGAAGAACGGCCGCCCCGGCACGGTCGCCTGA
- a CDS encoding alkene reductase: protein MERTSSLMKGLPVPHSTLTTPVTLGSLELPNRLVMAPLTRMRSGRDGVPGELNVEHYTQRASMGLIVTEGTYPDVVGQGFAYQPGIETPEQVEGWRRVAERVHAADGRLFMQVMHAGRVTHPDINGGSQPVAPSALAIEGKTHTYQGKADYPVPHALTAEELPGVVESFVRASRNAIEAGLDGVEIHGANGYLLHEFLAPGANQRTDEYGGSPENRARFVVELVRAVAEAVGAERVGLRISPEHNIQDAWETDHEDVRATYAALVDGIGDLGLAYLSVLHKEPAGEFVQGLRTRFGGAFLANSGFSDVPTTREESVQLIEEGVADGVVVGRPAIANPDLARRWAEGLPENVPDPRTFYTQSAEGYTDYPFAQA from the coding sequence ATGGAAAGAACCAGTTCCCTGATGAAAGGCCTCCCCGTGCCGCACTCCACCCTGACCACCCCCGTCACCCTCGGCTCCCTCGAGCTGCCGAACCGCCTGGTCATGGCGCCGCTCACCCGGATGCGCTCCGGCCGGGACGGCGTCCCCGGCGAGCTCAACGTGGAGCACTACACCCAGCGCGCCTCGATGGGCCTCATCGTCACCGAGGGCACGTACCCGGACGTGGTGGGGCAGGGCTTCGCCTACCAGCCCGGCATTGAGACGCCCGAGCAGGTCGAGGGCTGGCGCCGGGTGGCCGAGAGGGTGCACGCCGCCGACGGCCGCCTGTTCATGCAGGTCATGCACGCCGGGCGCGTCACGCACCCGGACATCAACGGCGGCTCCCAGCCGGTGGCCCCGAGTGCTCTCGCGATCGAGGGGAAGACGCACACCTACCAGGGCAAGGCCGACTACCCCGTGCCGCACGCGCTGACCGCCGAGGAGCTGCCGGGCGTGGTGGAGTCCTTCGTCCGGGCATCTCGCAACGCGATCGAGGCGGGCCTGGACGGTGTGGAGATCCACGGCGCGAACGGCTACCTGCTGCACGAGTTCCTCGCGCCGGGCGCCAACCAGCGCACCGACGAGTACGGCGGCTCCCCCGAGAACCGCGCCCGCTTCGTGGTCGAGCTGGTCCGGGCCGTGGCCGAGGCCGTCGGTGCGGAGCGGGTCGGTCTGCGGATCTCGCCCGAGCACAACATCCAGGACGCCTGGGAGACGGACCACGAGGATGTCCGGGCCACGTACGCCGCCCTCGTCGACGGCATCGGGGACCTCGGCCTCGCCTACCTCTCCGTGCTGCACAAGGAGCCGGCGGGGGAGTTCGTCCAGGGGCTGCGCACCCGCTTCGGCGGCGCCTTCCTGGCCAACAGCGGCTTCAGCGACGTCCCGACCACCCGGGAGGAGAGCGTGCAGCTGATCGAGGAGGGTGTGGCGGACGGCGTCGTCGTCGGGCGCCCGGCGATCGCGAACCCGGACCTGGCGCGGCGCTGGGCGGAGGGTCTGCCGGAGAACGTGCCGGACCCGCGGACCTTCTACACGCAGAGCGCCGAGGGCTACACGGACTACCCGTTCGCGCAGGCCTGA
- a CDS encoding HNH endonuclease signature motif containing protein, with the protein MAATAVPPRSLEDALREETDLAEIGEEFSAGVRALVEESRAEARAAGRQYRLLHRLWQLQEEAREQRWMVEALWMRREADRLGPHSLEPAEQTVRDVADEIGPALRLPAGTALRRVEDAVLLAESLPEVLEALEQGQVGFRQAGVLVELWRELVWDAAGLPPEQRAPVQAVQRIVDELLLRAHGSTVAQLRALARRRRAGLLRETEEQRHRLALRDRRVWVEPREDGMAQLCALLDAATAHAIQDRLDTLVDRAVTAVPPEVLPADVVATASPASSAAGAPDGGPSDPTVGAPERRTVPQLRADVLVDLLLDGEPADLPDRLRGIRGHVTVTVPALALLENAGTLPPGSIEGLPRTPRCAELEGYGPIPVGLAERIAARAPSWSRILTHPVTGTVLDRDRSTYAVPADLKHRLRARDGTCRFPGCRRRASRCDLDHTVAWADGGRTSADNLAHLCRHHHLLKHRDGPLGRWRVEHVAPERPAPELHDHGVLEWTSPAGQVHRTYPQEHHHPVPERAPYFLAVPAPPCAPRAAPRPGPADDPPPF; encoded by the coding sequence ATGGCCGCCACCGCCGTTCCGCCGCGAAGCCTGGAGGACGCCCTCCGGGAGGAGACGGACCTGGCCGAGATCGGCGAGGAGTTCTCCGCCGGCGTGCGGGCCCTGGTCGAGGAGTCCCGCGCGGAGGCCCGGGCCGCGGGGCGCCAGTACCGGCTGCTCCACCGGCTCTGGCAGCTGCAGGAGGAGGCCCGGGAGCAGCGCTGGATGGTGGAGGCGCTCTGGATGCGCCGCGAGGCGGACCGGCTGGGCCCGCACTCCCTCGAGCCCGCTGAGCAGACGGTGCGGGACGTGGCCGATGAGATCGGTCCGGCCCTCCGGCTCCCCGCGGGCACCGCGCTGCGCCGTGTCGAGGACGCCGTGCTGCTCGCGGAGTCCCTGCCCGAGGTCCTCGAGGCGCTCGAGCAGGGCCAGGTGGGCTTCCGGCAGGCGGGAGTGCTCGTCGAGCTGTGGCGCGAGCTGGTGTGGGACGCCGCCGGTCTCCCGCCGGAGCAGCGGGCGCCGGTCCAGGCCGTCCAGCGGATCGTCGACGAGCTGCTCCTCCGGGCCCATGGCAGCACCGTGGCCCAGCTGCGCGCCCTCGCCCGCCGACGCCGCGCAGGTCTGCTGCGGGAGACCGAGGAGCAGCGCCACCGGCTGGCGCTGCGGGACCGGCGCGTGTGGGTCGAACCCCGGGAGGACGGCATGGCGCAGCTGTGCGCCCTCCTGGACGCGGCCACCGCGCACGCCATCCAGGACCGCCTCGACACGCTGGTCGACCGGGCGGTCACCGCGGTCCCGCCCGAGGTCCTCCCCGCAGATGTCGTGGCCACGGCATCGCCCGCGTCGTCCGCCGCGGGCGCCCCGGACGGCGGACCGTCGGATCCCACCGTCGGGGCTCCGGAGCGCCGCACGGTGCCCCAGCTGCGCGCCGACGTGCTGGTGGACCTCCTGCTCGACGGCGAGCCCGCCGACCTGCCCGACCGTCTTCGCGGCATCCGCGGGCACGTCACGGTCACCGTGCCCGCTCTCGCGCTCCTCGAGAACGCCGGGACGCTGCCCCCCGGTTCCATCGAGGGCCTGCCGCGCACTCCCCGCTGTGCGGAGCTGGAGGGCTACGGGCCCATCCCGGTCGGTCTCGCGGAGCGGATCGCGGCACGCGCGCCCTCCTGGTCACGGATCCTCACCCATCCCGTCACGGGGACCGTCCTGGACCGGGACCGCAGCACCTATGCCGTGCCCGCCGATCTCAAGCACCGGCTGCGAGCCAGGGACGGCACGTGCCGCTTCCCGGGCTGTCGACGCCGGGCGTCGCGGTGCGACCTCGACCACACCGTCGCCTGGGCGGACGGCGGCCGGACCTCGGCGGACAACCTCGCACACCTGTGCCGGCACCACCACCTGCTCAAGCACCGGGACGGTCCGCTGGGCCGGTGGCGGGTGGAGCACGTGGCCCCCGAGCGCCCGGCCCCTGAACTGCACGACCACGGGGTGCTGGAGTGGACCTCGCCTGCAGGGCAGGTCCACCGGACCTATCCGCAGGAGCACCACCATCCGGTCCCGGAGCGCGCACCGTACTTCCTCGCGGTCCCCGCTCCGCCCTGTGCCCCGCGCGCCGCTCCTCGGCCTGGTCCGGCCGACGACCCGCCGCCGTTCTGA
- a CDS encoding DUF3253 domain-containing protein, whose product MTTPSPSEVRSVLLDLVRRRGSGKTVCPSEAARALAAEGWRDLMEDVRQEAYRMADAGLVDITQQGRVVDGRTARGPIRVRLR is encoded by the coding sequence GTGACCACCCCGTCGCCCAGCGAGGTGCGCTCGGTGCTGCTCGACCTGGTCCGCCGCCGCGGGTCCGGGAAGACCGTGTGTCCTTCCGAGGCCGCCCGCGCTCTGGCCGCCGAGGGCTGGCGGGACCTGATGGAGGACGTGCGTCAGGAGGCGTACCGGATGGCCGACGCCGGGCTCGTGGACATCACCCAGCAGGGCCGCGTGGTCGACGGCCGGACAGCCCGCGGGCCGATCCGCGTCCGACTCCGCTGA
- a CDS encoding methylated-DNA--[protein]-cysteine S-methyltransferase, whose product MALRLSPAPTTATVRRHALVESPIGPLALVEEAGALVALSVEGARQGPVPASFGARDDSLLPHVREQLGEYFAGRLQEFDADVVLHGTPFQVRVWNALAQIPYGTTGTYGQVARAVGAPRAAQAVGAANGRNPVSLLVPCHRIIGANGRLTGYAGGMERKEYLLRLEGALL is encoded by the coding sequence ATGGCACTGAGACTGAGCCCGGCGCCCACCACCGCGACCGTCCGGCGTCACGCTCTGGTGGAGTCGCCCATCGGCCCGCTGGCTCTCGTGGAGGAGGCGGGGGCGCTCGTGGCCCTCTCCGTCGAGGGTGCACGCCAGGGACCGGTCCCCGCCTCCTTCGGGGCGCGCGACGACAGCCTCCTCCCGCACGTCCGCGAGCAGCTCGGCGAGTACTTCGCGGGACGGCTGCAGGAGTTCGACGCCGACGTCGTCCTCCACGGGACGCCGTTCCAGGTGCGCGTGTGGAACGCCCTCGCGCAGATCCCGTACGGCACGACCGGCACCTACGGGCAGGTGGCCCGCGCCGTCGGGGCACCCCGGGCCGCTCAGGCGGTCGGGGCGGCCAACGGCCGCAACCCCGTCAGCCTGCTGGTCCCGTGCCACCGGATCATCGGCGCCAACGGGCGGCTGACCGGCTACGCCGGCGGCATGGAACGCAAGGAGTACCTGCTGCGCCTCGAGGGCGCGCTGCTCTGA